Proteins encoded in a region of the Podarcis muralis chromosome 4, rPodMur119.hap1.1, whole genome shotgun sequence genome:
- the RWDD2B gene encoding RWD domain-containing protein 2B, with product MSNLEEAELQLSELDLLSSMFPNEDEFKVTDQLALAELKDHIDRCTLEVPSSKIQFTLNLELDTADGNKIPLSLFCAFPLKYPAVLPEITIRSPSISRSQQVQLNTDLITYLKTHCAGEVCILSAREWIKEHGTAYISRDPSSSIMMKSSIQKSDNVFTRLWIYSHHIYNKHKRKNIVDWAKELSLSGFSMPGKPGIICVEGQQSLCEEFWARIRRLSWQRILIRHREDICLEGTEAEMGKQKKFFAFEEKIFDAHGARGNHMDLGQLYHFLLDSGCGDIFQLYFGVEGQ from the exons ATGAGCAACTTGGAAgaggctgaactacaactttctGAATTAGATTTGCTTTCTAGTATGTTCCCCAATGAAGATGAATTTAAAGTGACTGATCAACTGGCTTTAGCAGAACTGAAGGATCACATTGACAGATGCACCTTGGAAGTGCCATCATCAAAAATACAGTTTACATTGAATTTAGAATTAGACACTGCAGATGGAAATAAG ATTCCACTTTCTTTGTTTTGTGCTTTCCCATTAAAATACCCAGCTGTTCTTCCAGAAATTACTATCAG ATCTCCATCTATAAGCCGATCACAGCAGGTACAGCTGAACACAGATCTTATAACCTACTTGAAGACACATTGTGCTGGTGAAGTCTGCATATTAAGTGCAAGAGAATGGATTAAAGAACATGGCACTGCTTACATCAGCAGAGATCCCTCATCTTCAATCATGATGAAATCAAGTATTCAGAAGTCAGATAATGTTTTCACTAGACTATGGATTTACAGTCATCACATTTATAACAAGCACAAAAGAAAGAATATAGTTGATTGGGCTAAGGAACTCTCTCTGTCTGGATTTAGCATGCCTGGGAAACCAGGTATCATTTGTGTAGAGGGCCAGCAGAGCCTGTGTGAGGAGTTTTGGGCAAG AATCAGAAGATTATCATGGCAGAGAATTTTAATACGTCACAGAGAAGACATTTGCTTAGAAGGGACTGAAGCTGAAATGGGAAAACAAAAGAAGTTTTTTGCTTTTGAAGAAAAAATATTTGATGCACATGGTGCCAGAGGAAATCACATGGATTTGGGACAATTGTATCATTTTTTACTTGACAGTGGGTGTGGTGATATTTTTCAACTGTACTTTGGAGTTGAAGGACAATAG